Below is a window of Variovorax sp. TBS-050B DNA.
TCGCAGGCCACGGGGCGGCGGCCGCCGCGGTCTTTCTGCTGGCCGGCGTCATCAAGGGCGTGATCGGCCTCGGCCTGCCGACGGTCTCGATGGCGCTGCTCGCGCTGTGGATGCCGCCCGCGCGCGCGGCCGCGCTGCTGGTCGTGCCTTCGCTCGTGACCAACCTCTGGCAGACCGGCCCGCGCGCCAGCTTCATGCCGGTGCTGCGGCGCATCGGCGGCATGCAGGCGGGGGTGGTGGCGGGCACGCTCGGCGGCGCATGCTGGCTCGGGGTGCCGGCCGGCGCCTGGGCCTCGGTGGCGCTGGGCGTGGCGCTGCTGGCCTATGCGCTCTGGGGCCTCTCGGGCCGACAGTGGCACGTGGATGCGGCGCGTGCGCGCTGGCTCGGGCCGCTGGTCGGCGCGGCGACGGGGCTGGTCACGGCCGCGACCGGCGTGTTCGCGGTGCCGGCGGTGCCGTACCTGCAGGCGCTGGGCTTCGAGCGCGATGCGCTGATCCAGGCGATGGGCATCTCCTTCACCACCTCGACCGTCGCGCTGGCGCTCGGGCTCATGGTCAACGGCGGCTATCCGCTCGCCGTGGCGGGAGGATCGGCGCTGATGCTGTTGCCGGCGCTCGGCGGCATGGCGATCGGCACCTGGTGGCGCAGGCGCCTGCCGGTGGCGGTGTTCCGGCGCTGCTTTCTCGCGGGGCTCGCCCTGCTGGGCGCGTACATGGTGGCGCACGCGCTCGCCTGACGCGGCGGCGCGCCGCCGGCCGCTCAGCGCGCGGCGGCCAGCGCCTCGCGCACGCGCTCGATGGTCTGCCGGTAGGGCGGGGTGAACTGGCTGATGTCGTCGCCGGCCGAGAGCCAGCTGAACGAGAACACGAGCCCGTCTTCCTCGGGGCTGCCCATGGCCACGTGCTCGAAGGTCTCGGGCAGCGGGCGGTCGGCGCGCATCAGGAACAGGTGCCAGCGCTGCGCATGGCGGATGGTGTTGCCTTCGATGCCGGCCTCGCATTCGCGCTCGAGGGTGCCGAGCGGCTGCAGCGGGCCGACGTGGTCGATGCCCGATTCCTCGAGCAGCTCGCGCCGCGCCGCGACCTCCGGTGCTTCGCCGGGCTCGATGGTGCCCTTGGGCAGCTGCATGTTGCCGTCGCCGGGATGGCGGAACACCAGCAGCCGGCCGCCCGCGTCCACGAGGCAGGCGCAGGCCTTCGGGATCACCGTGGTGCAGTCGCCGCCGCCTTGCATCAGGCGCTCGCGAGGGCAGCCTTGACCGCCGCGCTCACCTGGCCCATGTCGGCCTTGCCGGCAAGGCGCGTCTTGACCGCGCCCATCACCTTGCCCATGTCGCCCGGGCCCTTGGCGCCGAGTTCGGCCACGATGGCCTTGACTTCGGCGGCCACTTCGTCGGCGCTCATGCGCTGCGGCAGGTAGACCTCGAGCACCTTGATCTCGGCGGCTTCCTTCTCGGCCAGGTCGGTGCGGCCGCCCTGGGTGAAGGCGGCGACCGAGTCCTTGCGCTGCTTGACCAGCTTGTCGACGATCGCGACCACCATGGCGTCGTCGAGCTCCACGCGCTCGTCGACTTCCTTCTGCTTCAGCGCGGCGAGCAGCAGGCGGATGGTGCCGAGGCGCTCCGAGTCCTTGGCGCGCATAGCGGTCTTCATGTCTTCGGTGATCTGTTCTTTGAGGGTCATTCGATGCAACCTTGTTGGAAAAAAACAAAAGCCGCGGCAGGTTTCCCTGGCGCGGCTGTGGCAACGGATGTCCGGGACGCCCCGAACGTTGCTGGCTCAGTACAGCTTCTTGGGCAGCTGCATGCTGCGCACGCGCTTGTAGTGGCGCTTGACGGCCGCTGCCTTCTTGCGCTTGCGCTCGGCGGTCGGCTTTTCGTAGAACTCGCGGGCGCGCAGGTCGGTCAGCAGGCCGAGCTTTTCGATGGTGCGCTTGAAGCGGCGCAGGGCGACGTCGAAAGGCTCGTTTTCTTTAACGCGGATGGTGGTCATTGATGATCGTTGAACTGAATTTGGCCCGGAGAGATCGAGGCCCCGGGCCGGGGTTCCTCAACTGAGATTTTTTGCGGCCGTTGAGGGAAGGCCAAAAGTTAGCCCGCGAGTATAGCACTTTTCAGGCTTTCACAGGGCCATCGCGCAGGCATGGGCGCTGGCCCAGGCCCACTGGAAGTTGTAGCCGCCGAGCCAGCCGGTCACGTCGACCACTTCGCCGATGAAATACAGCCCCGGCTGCTTCGATTCCATGGTCTGGGAGGAAAGGTCGCGCGTGTCGACGCCGCCCGCGGTGACTTCGGCCTTCTTGTAGCCCTCGGTGCCGCTCGGCACGATCTGCCAGCGCGCGATCCGCTCGGCGAGGGCGGCCAGGGCCTTGTCGGCGGCTTCGTTGACGGGGCGCTGCAGGGCCGGGTCCTGGCCGACCCAGGCGTCGGCGAGCCGTGCGGGGACCAGTGCGGCGAGCTCGTTGGCGATCAGCTTCTTCGAGCGCCGCTTGGCGTCGCCCAGGGCCTCGGCCACGTCGACGCCGGGCGCGAAGTCGAGCACCAGCGGCGCGCCGGGCTTCCAGTAGCTCGAGATCTGCAGCACCGCCGGGCCCGAGAGCCCGCGGTGGGTGAACAGCAGGTCCTCGAGGAAGGCCGTCTTCTCCTTCTTCGCACCGGTCTCGATGCGCACCGGCAGCGCCAGGCCGGCGAGCGCGGCGTAGGGCGCCCAGGCCTCGCCGCCGAAGGTCAGCGGCACCAGCGCCGGACGCGGCGGCACCACGCGCAGGCCGAACTGCCCGGCGATGCGGTAGCCGAAGTCGCTCGCGCCGATCTGCGGGATCGACAGGCCGCCGGTCGCGATCACGAGCTTCGGCGTTTCGATCGGCCCCTTGCTGCTCTCGATCCGGTAGCAGCCCGGGCCCGTTGCGCCTGCTTCCGGCGCGGAAAAGACGATCTCGCCGAGCCGGCAGGGCTGCCAGTGCGTCACGCCGCCGGCGGCGCACTCGGCCAGCAGCATGTCGATGATCTGCTGCGAGGAACCGTCGCAGAACAGCTGGCCCTTGTGCTTCTCGTGGAAGGCGATGCCATGCTTCTGCACCAGGTCGATGAACTGCTGCGGCGCATAGCGCGAGAGCGCCGAGCGGCAGAAATTCGGGTTGTCGCCGATGTAGTGGCGCTGCGGCGCGCGCACGTCGAGGTCGCGGTTGGTGAAGTTGGCGCGGCCGCCGCCCGAGATGCGGATCTTCTCGGCGATGCGCTCGGCGTGGTCCACCAGCAGCACCCGCAGGCCGCGCTGTCCCGCGAGCCCGGCGCAGAACAGCCCGGCGGCGCCGGCGCCGACCACGACCACGTCGAAGCGATGGGGCGTGCTCAAGATGCTCAGGGCCCGTCCGCGGCCAAGAGCGGCGGCGGGTTGTACTTGAGGTGGCCGACGTAGCGCAGCGGCTGCCGGGCGGCGATCGAGGGCACGTCGCCCTCGCGCATGTGCAGCAGGTCGGCGGGGCTGACCCA
It encodes the following:
- a CDS encoding sulfite exporter TauE/SafE family protein → MTIIPNELAGHGAAAAAVFLLAGVIKGVIGLGLPTVSMALLALWMPPARAAALLVVPSLVTNLWQTGPRASFMPVLRRIGGMQAGVVAGTLGGACWLGVPAGAWASVALGVALLAYALWGLSGRQWHVDAARARWLGPLVGAATGLVTAATGVFAVPAVPYLQALGFERDALIQAMGISFTTSTVALALGLMVNGGYPLAVAGGSALMLLPALGGMAIGTWWRRRLPVAVFRRCFLAGLALLGAYMVAHALA
- a CDS encoding NUDIX domain-containing protein codes for the protein MQGGGDCTTVIPKACACLVDAGGRLLVFRHPGDGNMQLPKGTIEPGEAPEVAARRELLEESGIDHVGPLQPLGTLERECEAGIEGNTIRHAQRWHLFLMRADRPLPETFEHVAMGSPEEDGLVFSFSWLSAGDDISQFTPPYRQTIERVREALAAAR
- a CDS encoding GatB/YqeY domain-containing protein, which encodes MTLKEQITEDMKTAMRAKDSERLGTIRLLLAALKQKEVDERVELDDAMVVAIVDKLVKQRKDSVAAFTQGGRTDLAEKEAAEIKVLEVYLPQRMSADEVAAEVKAIVAELGAKGPGDMGKVMGAVKTRLAGKADMGQVSAAVKAALASA
- the rpsU gene encoding 30S ribosomal protein S21; translation: MTTIRVKENEPFDVALRRFKRTIEKLGLLTDLRAREFYEKPTAERKRKKAAAVKRHYKRVRSMQLPKKLY
- a CDS encoding NAD(P)/FAD-dependent oxidoreductase — translated: MSTPHRFDVVVVGAGAAGLFCAGLAGQRGLRVLLVDHAERIAEKIRISGGGRANFTNRDLDVRAPQRHYIGDNPNFCRSALSRYAPQQFIDLVQKHGIAFHEKHKGQLFCDGSSQQIIDMLLAECAAGGVTHWQPCRLGEIVFSAPEAGATGPGCYRIESSKGPIETPKLVIATGGLSIPQIGASDFGYRIAGQFGLRVVPPRPALVPLTFGGEAWAPYAALAGLALPVRIETGAKKEKTAFLEDLLFTHRGLSGPAVLQISSYWKPGAPLVLDFAPGVDVAEALGDAKRRSKKLIANELAALVPARLADAWVGQDPALQRPVNEAADKALAALAERIARWQIVPSGTEGYKKAEVTAGGVDTRDLSSQTMESKQPGLYFIGEVVDVTGWLGGYNFQWAWASAHACAMAL